In Pseudomonas poae, a single genomic region encodes these proteins:
- a CDS encoding preQ0 transporter: MLFLIAYISSVVLINFAFSTAPHLDVIWSAWGGLVFILRDMVQTRFGHGAIVAMLAALVLSYVTSDPAIALASATAFAVSECIDWLVFSITKRPLHDRLWISSALSIPLDTFIFFGLIGALTPAVVGTALASKFAGVTAVWLIMAWRIRRRAFAN; the protein is encoded by the coding sequence ATGCTCTTCCTGATCGCCTACATCAGCAGCGTCGTGCTGATCAACTTCGCCTTCTCCACCGCCCCGCACCTGGATGTGATCTGGTCCGCCTGGGGTGGCCTGGTGTTCATCCTGCGTGACATGGTGCAAACCCGTTTCGGTCACGGCGCAATCGTTGCCATGCTCGCGGCGCTGGTGTTGTCGTACGTAACGTCCGACCCGGCCATCGCCCTGGCCAGCGCTACCGCGTTCGCGGTATCCGAATGCATTGACTGGCTGGTATTCAGCATCACCAAGCGCCCACTCCACGACCGCCTGTGGATAAGTTCGGCGCTGAGCATTCCCCTGGATACCTTTATCTTTTTCGGCTTGATCGGCGCGCTTACCCCGGCTGTGGTAGGCACTGCGCTGGCGTCGAAATTCGCCGGGGTCACGGCGGTGTGGCTGATCATGGCCTGGCGCATTCGCCGGCGGGCCTTCGCCAACTGA
- a CDS encoding NUDIX domain-containing protein → MNFCSQCGKPVTQRIPEGDGRLRFVCDHCSTIHYQNPNIVAGTVPVWGDKVLLCRRAIEPRLGYWTLPAGFMENGETVEQAAARETLEEACARVRNLSIYTLIDVPHINQVHIFYRAELVDLDFAAGPESLEVQLFDEADVPWSELAFRTVGRTLECFFADRRQQVFPVRSEAVSPMGKPTQ, encoded by the coding sequence ATGAACTTCTGCAGCCAGTGCGGTAAACCGGTTACCCAGCGCATCCCCGAAGGCGACGGCCGCCTGCGCTTTGTGTGTGATCACTGCTCGACCATTCACTATCAAAACCCCAACATCGTCGCCGGCACCGTCCCGGTGTGGGGCGACAAAGTGCTGCTGTGCCGCCGCGCCATCGAACCGCGCCTGGGTTACTGGACCCTGCCCGCCGGCTTCATGGAGAACGGCGAGACTGTCGAACAGGCCGCCGCCCGCGAAACCCTGGAAGAAGCCTGCGCCCGCGTGCGCAACCTGAGCATCTACACCCTGATCGATGTGCCGCATATCAACCAGGTGCACATCTTCTACCGCGCCGAGTTGGTCGACCTGGACTTCGCTGCCGGCCCAGAAAGCCTGGAAGTGCAGTTGTTCGATGAAGCCGACGTCCCTTGGTCCGAGCTGGCTTTCCGCACGGTCGGGCGTACCTTAGAATGCTTTTTTGCCGACCGTCGGCAACAAGTGTTTCCGGTGCGCAGCGAAGCCGTGTCCCCCATGGGCAAGCCCACCCAATAA
- a CDS encoding virulence factor family protein, with protein sequence MIRRSWRYVLALVVLLALIAGAGFWYWNRPAPQPTLEQLPQADGSVMTRVTPSSTPKARVAVAVMADETLTDSQLIALSQGGAAQIVQVVLPKDDCKLQEQALQNALAQLKGPATLVSGIGPGAALAWRWLATQTDDKANAISVGFALVQEGCKDPLPKTSAHGSWLVAWNDNPDDESASFVRDTPRATTSISDYDIHYPQVLNNELRKQLVGSDNGGLAIPVVEVPAGQAKDTVTLFLSGDGGWRDLDRDVAGEMAKIGYPVVGIDTLRYYWQHKTPEQSAKDLTELMQHYRQKWGTKRFVLTGYSFGADVLPAIYNRLPENEQQRVDAIILLAFARTGSFEIEVEGWLGNAGKEAATGPEMAKLPADKVVCIYGAEEVDESGCTDKTAVGEAVKLPGGHHFDENYPALAQRLVDIIVKHQTKDKTE encoded by the coding sequence ATGATTCGACGCTCCTGGCGGTATGTATTGGCCTTAGTAGTGCTGCTCGCCCTGATCGCAGGTGCTGGCTTTTGGTACTGGAACCGCCCTGCCCCGCAACCGACCCTGGAGCAACTGCCCCAGGCCGACGGTTCGGTGATGACCCGTGTAACCCCGTCCAGCACACCGAAAGCCCGCGTAGCCGTGGCCGTGATGGCCGATGAAACCCTGACCGACAGCCAATTGATCGCCCTCAGCCAAGGCGGTGCTGCGCAGATTGTCCAGGTAGTGCTGCCGAAAGATGACTGCAAGCTGCAAGAACAAGCATTGCAAAATGCGCTGGCCCAACTCAAAGGCCCGGCAACGCTGGTCAGCGGCATCGGCCCTGGCGCAGCCCTCGCCTGGCGCTGGCTGGCCACCCAGACCGACGATAAGGCCAACGCCATCTCCGTCGGTTTTGCGCTGGTACAGGAAGGCTGCAAGGACCCACTGCCGAAAACCTCCGCCCACGGCAGCTGGCTGGTCGCCTGGAACGATAACCCTGACGATGAAAGCGCCAGTTTCGTACGTGACACACCTCGCGCCACCACCAGCATCAGTGACTACGATATTCACTACCCGCAAGTGCTGAACAACGAACTGCGCAAGCAATTGGTAGGTTCGGACAACGGCGGCCTGGCCATTCCAGTGGTCGAAGTACCCGCGGGTCAAGCCAAGGACACTGTGACCCTGTTCCTCTCCGGTGACGGCGGCTGGCGCGACCTGGACCGCGACGTGGCCGGCGAAATGGCCAAGATCGGCTACCCGGTCGTGGGCATCGACACCCTGCGCTACTACTGGCAGCACAAGACCCCGGAGCAAAGCGCCAAAGACCTCACCGAGCTGATGCAACACTACCGGCAAAAATGGGGCACCAAGCGCTTCGTACTGACCGGCTACTCATTCGGTGCCGACGTACTGCCCGCTATCTACAACCGCCTGCCAGAGAACGAGCAGCAGCGCGTGGACGCGATCATCCTGCTGGCGTTTGCACGTACCGGCAGCTTTGAAATCGAAGTGGAAGGTTGGCTCGGCAACGCCGGTAAAGAAGCCGCCACCGGCCCGGAAATGGCCAAGCTGCCAGCGGACAAAGTGGTGTGCATCTACGGCGCGGAAGAAGTCGACGAGAGCGGCTGCACGGATAAGACTGCCGTAGGTGAGGCTGTGAAGTTGCCAGGTGGGCATCACTTCGATGAGAACTACCCAGCGCTGGCTCAGCGGTTGGTGGATATCATCGTGAAGCACCAGACCAAGGATAAAACCGAGTAA
- a CDS encoding TIGR02285 family protein, translated as MTHRCKRWLIQLCLSAGVIGGWPLPAHAEDTLIWLLRDLPPLTIFEGPGKGAGALDQLLPMLIEHLPEYRHQVLHVNRARGTQMLREPSFTCDPSLLWTAERAKYIVFSNQAFVVVSNGVTIRRAQLEAMAPFIVEGQFDLQAFLEAHKTRMGTIAERSYGPVIDERLRHAGAHKLALHYGNDALGSLLQMQRLGRLEAVLGYWPEVRYHAMQQGIGADDLSFYPIKGSLPYQRTRIGCSDTPQGRVAIERINQVLREIPMEQVQQSYAAWLDPQMREQYLQDNPSFFQEAPEP; from the coding sequence ATGACTCACCGGTGCAAACGCTGGCTTATCCAGCTGTGCCTCAGCGCCGGAGTAATCGGTGGCTGGCCTCTGCCTGCGCATGCAGAGGACACGCTGATCTGGTTGCTGCGCGATTTACCCCCGCTGACTATTTTTGAAGGGCCAGGCAAAGGCGCGGGCGCGCTGGACCAACTGTTGCCGATGCTGATCGAGCACTTACCGGAATATCGACACCAAGTGCTGCACGTCAACCGCGCGCGTGGCACGCAGATGCTGCGTGAACCTTCGTTCACCTGTGATCCGTCACTGCTGTGGACGGCTGAACGGGCCAAATACATCGTATTTTCCAACCAGGCTTTTGTCGTCGTCAGTAACGGGGTCACGATCCGACGCGCCCAGCTTGAGGCCATGGCGCCGTTTATCGTCGAAGGCCAATTCGACCTGCAAGCCTTCCTCGAAGCACATAAAACACGCATGGGTACCATCGCGGAACGCAGCTACGGGCCAGTCATCGATGAGCGACTCAGGCATGCCGGGGCGCATAAACTGGCTCTACATTACGGCAACGACGCCTTGGGCAGCCTATTGCAGATGCAACGCCTGGGACGGCTAGAAGCGGTGTTGGGCTATTGGCCAGAGGTGCGCTACCACGCGATGCAGCAAGGCATTGGCGCCGACGACCTGAGTTTCTACCCCATCAAAGGTTCATTGCCCTACCAACGCACCCGTATCGGCTGTTCGGACACGCCTCAAGGGCGCGTGGCGATAGAGCGGATCAACCAGGTGCTGCGCGAGATCCCAATGGAGCAGGTACAGCAGTCCTATGCCGCATGGCTGGACCCGCAGATGCGTGAGCAATACCTGCAGGACAACCCGAGCTTCTTCCAGGAGGCGCCTGAGCCATGA
- a CDS encoding DUF1289 domain-containing protein — MNPIERPVASPCVSICALDDDDICTGCQRTVDEITRWSRMDNAERLVVLGLCHERAKASGLVWMIPGKSGA, encoded by the coding sequence ATGAACCCGATTGAGCGCCCCGTTGCATCGCCATGCGTGAGTATTTGCGCGTTGGATGATGACGATATCTGTACCGGCTGCCAGCGAACCGTGGATGAGATCACGCGCTGGAGCCGGATGGACAACGCCGAACGCCTTGTGGTGCTGGGGTTGTGCCATGAGCGGGCGAAGGCGAGTGGGTTGGTGTGGATGATTCCTGGGAAATCGGGCGCCTGA
- a CDS encoding protein-disulfide isomerase, whose protein sequence is MRLTQIIAAAAIALVSTFVVADDAAEQTIRKSLANLQLDTPIESISASPMAGLYEVKLKGSRVLYASADGQYIVQGYLFQLKDGKPVNLTEKAERLGVSKLINGIPVAETVVYPAIGETKTHITVFTDTTCPYCHKLHAEVPALNKLGVEVRYVAFPRQGLGSPGDEQLQAVWCSADKKAAMDKMVDGKEIKAAKCANPVSKQFALGQSIGVNGTPAIVLADGQVIPGYQPAPQVAKLALGAK, encoded by the coding sequence ATGCGCTTGACCCAGATTATCGCCGCCGCAGCCATTGCGTTGGTTTCCACTTTTGTTGTCGCCGATGATGCTGCCGAGCAGACCATCCGCAAGAGCCTGGCCAACCTGCAACTCGACACGCCGATCGAAAGCATCAGCGCAAGCCCGATGGCCGGCCTGTATGAAGTCAAGCTCAAGGGCAGCCGTGTGCTGTACGCCAGTGCCGATGGCCAGTACATCGTCCAGGGCTACCTGTTCCAGCTCAAAGACGGCAAGCCGGTCAACCTCACCGAGAAAGCCGAACGCCTGGGCGTGTCCAAGTTGATCAACGGTATTCCGGTGGCCGAAACCGTGGTTTACCCGGCCATCGGCGAGACCAAGACCCACATCACCGTGTTCACCGACACCACCTGCCCGTACTGCCACAAGCTGCACGCCGAAGTGCCTGCGCTGAACAAGCTGGGCGTGGAAGTGCGCTACGTAGCGTTCCCGCGCCAGGGCCTGGGCTCGCCAGGTGACGAGCAGTTGCAGGCGGTATGGTGCTCGGCCGATAAAAAAGCAGCCATGGACAAGATGGTCGATGGCAAGGAAATCAAGGCCGCCAAGTGCGCCAACCCGGTTTCCAAGCAGTTTGCCCTGGGCCAGTCCATTGGCGTGAACGGTACACCGGCCATCGTTTTGGCTGACGGCCAGGTGATTCCGGGCTACCAGCCGGCTCCACAAGTTGCCAAACTGGCGCTCGGTGCCAAATAA
- a CDS encoding YaeQ family protein: MAQPSTTYKFELNLTDLDRSVYESVKQTIARHPSETEERMTVRLLAYALWYNEQLSFGRGLSDVDEPALWEKSLDDRVLHWIEVGQPDADRLTWCSRRTERTSLLAYGSLRVWEGKVVPVATNLKNVHIAAVPQEVLETLAKDMPRVIKWDVMISEGTIFVTDDRGQHEVQLQWLVGERG; the protein is encoded by the coding sequence ATGGCCCAGCCGTCCACGACCTACAAATTCGAACTCAACCTCACCGACCTCGATCGTTCGGTGTATGAGAGCGTCAAACAGACCATCGCCCGTCACCCTTCGGAAACCGAAGAGCGCATGACCGTGCGTCTGCTGGCCTACGCCCTCTGGTACAACGAGCAGTTGTCGTTCGGGCGTGGCCTGTCAGATGTAGACGAGCCAGCCCTGTGGGAAAAAAGCCTGGATGATCGGGTTTTGCATTGGATCGAAGTCGGTCAGCCCGATGCCGACCGCCTGACCTGGTGCTCGCGCCGTACCGAGCGCACCAGCCTGTTGGCCTACGGCAGCCTGCGCGTATGGGAAGGCAAGGTGGTGCCGGTGGCAACCAACCTGAAAAACGTGCACATCGCTGCCGTGCCTCAGGAAGTCCTTGAGACCCTGGCCAAGGACATGCCCCGCGTGATCAAGTGGGACGTGATGATCAGCGAAGGCACGATTTTCGTCACCGATGACCGTGGTCAGCATGAAGTGCAACTGCAATGGTTGGTCGGCGAGCGCGGTTGA
- a CDS encoding signal recognition particle protein: MFENLTDRLSQTLRHVTGKAKLTEDNIKDTLREVRMALLEADVALPVVKDFVNSVKERAVGTEVSRSLTPGQAFVKVVQAELESLMGAANEDLNLSAVPPAVVLMAGLQGAGKTTTAGKLARFLKERKKKSVMVVSADVYRPAAIKQLEMLAGEVGVTFFPSDLSQKPVDIANAAIKEAKLKFIDVVIVDTAGRLHIDEEMMGEIKALHAAINPVETLFVVDAMTGQDAANTAKAFGDALPLTGVILTKVDGDARGGAALSVRAITGKPIKFIGMGEKSEALEPFHPERIASRILGMGDVLSLIEQAEATLDKDKADKLAKKLKKGKGFDLEDFRDQLQQMKNMGGLGGLMDKLPNIGGVNLAQMGNAQGAAEKQFKQMEAIINSMTPAERRDPELISGSRKRRIAMGSGTQVQDIGRLIKQHKQMQKMMKKFSAKGGMAKMMRGMGGMLPGGGMPKM; this comes from the coding sequence ATGTTTGAAAACTTGACTGACCGTCTCTCGCAGACGCTGCGCCACGTTACCGGCAAGGCCAAGCTGACCGAGGACAATATTAAAGACACCCTGCGCGAAGTGCGCATGGCGTTGCTGGAAGCCGACGTGGCCTTGCCGGTAGTGAAGGACTTCGTCAACTCGGTCAAAGAGCGCGCAGTGGGCACCGAAGTGTCCCGCAGCCTGACCCCGGGCCAGGCGTTCGTGAAGGTCGTCCAGGCCGAACTCGAAAGCCTCATGGGCGCGGCCAACGAAGACCTGAACCTCAGCGCCGTACCGCCAGCCGTCGTGCTGATGGCGGGTCTGCAGGGTGCTGGTAAAACCACTACCGCCGGCAAACTGGCGCGCTTCCTTAAAGAGCGCAAGAAGAAGTCCGTGATGGTGGTATCGGCTGACGTCTACCGTCCGGCGGCTATCAAACAGCTGGAAATGCTCGCGGGCGAAGTGGGCGTGACCTTCTTCCCGTCCGACCTGAGCCAGAAGCCGGTCGACATCGCCAACGCTGCTATTAAAGAAGCGAAGCTCAAATTCATCGACGTGGTTATCGTCGATACCGCCGGTCGCCTGCACATCGACGAAGAGATGATGGGCGAGATCAAGGCGCTGCATGCTGCGATCAACCCGGTCGAGACGCTGTTCGTGGTCGACGCCATGACCGGCCAGGATGCGGCCAACACCGCCAAGGCCTTCGGCGACGCGCTGCCGCTGACCGGCGTGATCCTGACCAAGGTCGACGGCGACGCCCGTGGCGGTGCCGCGCTGTCGGTACGTGCCATCACCGGTAAACCGATCAAGTTCATTGGTATGGGCGAGAAGAGCGAAGCGCTCGAACCGTTCCACCCAGAGCGTATCGCCTCGCGCATCCTCGGCATGGGTGACGTGCTCAGCCTGATCGAACAGGCCGAAGCCACGCTCGACAAGGACAAGGCCGACAAACTGGCCAAGAAGCTGAAGAAGGGCAAGGGCTTCGACCTCGAAGACTTCCGCGACCAGCTGCAGCAAATGAAGAACATGGGCGGCCTTGGCGGCCTGATGGACAAGCTGCCGAACATCGGCGGTGTGAACCTGGCGCAAATGGGCAATGCCCAGGGCGCGGCAGAGAAGCAGTTCAAGCAGATGGAAGCCATCATCAACTCCATGACCCCGGCCGAGCGCCGCGACCCTGAGCTGATCAGCGGTTCGCGCAAGCGTCGGATCGCCATGGGCTCCGGCACCCAGGTGCAGGACATCGGTCGCTTGATCAAGCAACACAAGCAGATGCAGAAGATGATGAAGAAATTCTCCGCCAAGGGCGGTATGGCCAAGATGATGCGCGGCATGGGCGGTATGTTGCCCGGCGGCGGCATGCCGAAAATGTAA
- the trmD gene encoding tRNA (guanosine(37)-N1)-methyltransferase TrmD, with translation MANLRIEVISLFPEMFSAISEYGITSRAVKQGLLQLTCWNPRDYTTDRHHTVDDRPFGGGPGMVMKIKPLEDALAQAKAAAGEKAKVIYLSPQGRQLKQAAVRDMANEEALILIAGRYEGIDERFIDAHVDEEWSIGDYVLSGGELPAMVLIDAVTRLLPGALGHADSAEEDSFTDGLLDCPHYTRPEVYADQRVPDVLLSGNHAHIRRWRLQQSLGRTYERRADLLESRSLSGEEKKLLEEYILARDDS, from the coding sequence GTGGCTAATTTGCGCATTGAAGTGATCAGTTTGTTTCCCGAGATGTTTTCCGCCATCAGCGAGTACGGCATCACCAGTCGGGCGGTGAAACAGGGGCTTTTACAGCTCACCTGTTGGAACCCGCGAGACTACACGACGGATCGACATCACACTGTGGACGATCGCCCATTTGGCGGTGGCCCGGGCATGGTGATGAAGATCAAGCCCCTGGAAGACGCATTGGCCCAGGCCAAGGCAGCCGCTGGGGAGAAGGCGAAGGTAATTTACCTGTCCCCTCAAGGCCGTCAGCTGAAACAGGCTGCGGTACGCGACATGGCGAATGAGGAAGCATTAATCCTGATTGCCGGTCGCTATGAAGGCATTGACGAGCGTTTTATTGATGCTCATGTCGATGAAGAGTGGTCGATTGGGGACTATGTCCTGTCTGGCGGCGAGCTGCCGGCGATGGTCCTGATAGATGCGGTTACACGACTGCTGCCTGGAGCTTTAGGGCATGCGGACTCCGCGGAGGAAGATTCCTTCACGGATGGTTTGCTGGATTGCCCGCACTACACCCGACCGGAGGTGTATGCGGATCAGCGTGTTCCCGACGTATTGCTAAGTGGCAATCACGCACACATCCGGCGTTGGCGTTTACAGCAGTCCCTTGGTCGGACCTATGAACGACGCGCCGATCTTCTGGAAAGCCGCTCGCTTTCTGGAGAAGAGAAGAAGCTGCTCGAGGAATACATCCTCGCGCGGGACGATAGTTAA
- the rimM gene encoding ribosome maturation factor RimM, producing the protein MNATPAVADDLIVIGKIYSVHGVRGEVKVYSFTDPTENLLQYKTWTLKREGSVKQVELVSGRGSDKFLVAKLKGLDDREEARLLAGYEICVPRNLFPELTDGEYYWYQLEGLKVIDQLGQLLGKIDHLLETGANDVMVVKPCAGSLDDRERLLPYTGQCVLAVDLAAGEMKVEWDADF; encoded by the coding sequence ATGAACGCGACGCCAGCTGTTGCTGATGATTTGATCGTTATCGGCAAGATCTACTCTGTTCATGGCGTTCGCGGCGAAGTGAAGGTGTATTCCTTTACTGATCCGACTGAAAACCTGTTGCAGTACAAAACCTGGACGCTCAAGCGCGAAGGTAGTGTGAAACAGGTCGAGCTGGTCAGTGGACGCGGGAGCGACAAGTTCCTGGTCGCTAAGCTCAAGGGTCTTGATGATCGTGAAGAAGCTCGTCTTCTGGCCGGTTATGAGATCTGCGTGCCGCGCAACCTGTTCCCTGAATTGACCGACGGCGAGTACTACTGGTACCAGCTGGAAGGTCTGAAGGTTATTGATCAACTCGGGCAATTGCTCGGGAAAATCGATCATCTTCTGGAAACCGGCGCCAATGATGTAATGGTGGTCAAGCCTTGCGCTGGCAGCCTGGATGATCGCGAACGCTTGCTGCCCTATACCGGGCAATGTGTGTTGGCAGTCGACCTGGCAGCGGGCGAGATGAAGGTGGAATGGGACGCGGACTTCTAA
- a CDS encoding DUF3509 domain-containing protein, protein MESISLLLEEALSPYQVTLTTSGAQDECLVTVKNPAGAIVVEREVDRAQLMDKRVLVDVVDCLLRDIKIAEGRVEPSVIAALRNAAQTRSAAVA, encoded by the coding sequence ATGGAAAGTATCAGCCTATTGCTCGAAGAAGCACTGAGCCCTTATCAGGTTACGCTGACCACCTCTGGTGCGCAGGACGAGTGCCTGGTGACGGTGAAGAACCCTGCTGGCGCTATCGTGGTCGAACGTGAAGTCGACCGGGCGCAATTGATGGACAAGCGGGTGTTGGTGGATGTGGTGGATTGCCTGCTGCGCGACATCAAAATCGCCGAAGGGCGTGTGGAACCCTCAGTCATTGCGGCGTTACGTAACGCTGCCCAGACCCGTAGTGCTGCTGTTGCATGA
- a CDS encoding 50S ribosomal protein L19, translating into MTNKIILALEAEQMTKEIPTFAPGDTIVVQVKVKEGDRSRLQAFEGVVIAKRNRGVNSAFTVRKISNGVGVERTFQTYSPQIDSMAVKRRGDVRKAKLYYLRDLSGKAARIKEKLA; encoded by the coding sequence ATGACTAACAAAATCATCCTTGCACTCGAAGCAGAGCAGATGACCAAAGAGATCCCTACCTTTGCCCCGGGCGACACCATTGTCGTTCAGGTGAAAGTGAAGGAAGGCGACCGTTCGCGTCTGCAAGCGTTCGAAGGCGTGGTAATCGCCAAGCGTAACCGTGGTGTGAACAGTGCTTTCACTGTTCGTAAAATCTCCAACGGTGTTGGCGTAGAGCGTACTTTCCAGACCTACAGCCCGCAAATCGACAGCATGGCCGTTAAGCGTCGCGGTGACGTACGTAAAGCCAAGCTGTACTACCTGCGTGACCTGTCCGGTAAAGCAGCTCGCATCAAGGAAAAACTGGCTTAA
- a CDS encoding 30S ribosomal protein S16 — protein MLTIRLALGGSKKRPFYHLTVTDSRNPRDGSHKEQVGFFNPIARGQEVRLSVNQERVAYWLSVGAQPSERVAQLLKDSAKAAA, from the coding sequence ATGCTAACAATCCGTCTTGCCCTTGGCGGCTCCAAAAAGCGCCCGTTTTACCACTTGACCGTAACTGACAGCCGCAACCCACGTGACGGCTCTCACAAGGAACAAGTTGGCTTCTTCAACCCGATCGCTCGTGGTCAAGAAGTTCGTCTGTCCGTGAACCAAGAGCGCGTAGCCTACTGGCTGAGCGTTGGTGCACAACCATCTGAGCGTGTTGCTCAGCTGTTGAAGGACTCGGCTAAGGCCGCAGCCTGA
- a CDS encoding gamma carbonic anhydrase family protein has protein sequence MKYRLGDARVETHPHSWVAPNATLVGKVKLEEGANVWFNAVLRGDNELILIGKNSNVQDGSVMHTDMGYPLTLGTGVTIGHNAMLHGCTVDDYSLIGINAVILNGAKIGKHCIIGANSLIGEGKEIPDGSLVMGSPGKVVRELTEAQKRMLEASAAHYVHNSQRYARDLAEQEE, from the coding sequence ATGAAATACCGCCTGGGCGACGCCCGCGTCGAGACGCACCCACACAGCTGGGTAGCCCCCAATGCCACGCTGGTGGGCAAGGTCAAGTTGGAAGAGGGCGCCAACGTCTGGTTCAACGCGGTGTTGCGTGGCGACAACGAACTGATCCTGATCGGCAAGAACAGCAACGTGCAGGACGGCAGCGTGATGCACACCGACATGGGCTACCCGCTGACCCTGGGCACCGGCGTGACCATCGGTCATAACGCCATGTTGCATGGTTGCACCGTCGATGATTACAGCCTTATCGGCATTAACGCCGTCATCCTCAACGGCGCAAAAATCGGCAAGCACTGCATCATTGGCGCCAACTCGCTGATCGGCGAAGGCAAGGAAATCCCTGACGGTTCGCTGGTGATGGGCTCGCCGGGCAAGGTGGTGCGTGAATTGACCGAGGCGCAAAAACGTATGCTGGAAGCCAGCGCTGCGCACTATGTGCATAACTCGCAGCGGTATGCGCGTGATTTGGCAGAGCAGGAAGAATGA
- a CDS encoding formate-dependent phosphoribosylglycinamide formyltransferase, producing MTRIGTPLSPTATRVLLCGCGELGKEVVIELQRLGVEVIAVDRYANAPAMQVAHRSHVINMLDGAALRAVIEAEKPHFIVPEIEAIATATLVELEAEGFTVIPTARATSLTMNREGIRRLAAEELDLPTSPYHFADTFEDYSKAVQDLGFPCVVKPVMSSSGKGQSLLRSADDVQKAWEYAQEGGRAGKGRVIIEGFIDFDYEITLLTVRHVGGTTFCAPVGHRQEKGDYQESWQPQAMSPIALAESERVAKAVTEALGGRGLFGVELFIKGDQVWFSEVSPRPHDTGLVTLISQDLSQFALHARAILGLPIPLIRQFGPSASAVILVEGQSTQTAFANLGAALSEPDTALRLFGKPEVNGQRRMGVALARDESTEAARAKATRASKAVVVEL from the coding sequence ATGACCCGAATCGGAACTCCATTGTCGCCAACCGCGACCCGCGTTTTGCTGTGTGGCTGCGGTGAGCTGGGCAAGGAAGTGGTAATCGAACTGCAACGCCTGGGCGTTGAAGTGATTGCCGTGGATCGCTACGCCAACGCCCCTGCCATGCAGGTTGCGCACCGTAGCCACGTGATCAACATGCTCGACGGCGCCGCGCTGCGTGCGGTGATCGAAGCCGAGAAACCGCACTTCATCGTGCCGGAAATCGAAGCCATCGCCACCGCCACCCTGGTCGAGCTGGAAGCAGAAGGCTTCACCGTAATCCCGACCGCGCGTGCCACCTCGCTGACCATGAACCGCGAAGGCATCCGCCGTCTGGCTGCCGAAGAGCTGGACCTGCCGACCTCGCCGTACCACTTCGCCGATACCTTCGAAGACTACAGCAAGGCCGTGCAAGACCTGGGCTTCCCGTGCGTGGTCAAGCCAGTGATGAGTTCGTCGGGCAAGGGCCAGAGCCTGCTGCGCAGCGCTGACGATGTCCAGAAAGCCTGGGAGTACGCCCAGGAAGGCGGCCGTGCCGGTAAAGGTCGCGTGATCATCGAAGGCTTTATCGACTTCGACTACGAAATCACCCTGCTGACCGTACGTCACGTCGGCGGCACCACCTTCTGCGCGCCGGTTGGCCATCGTCAGGAGAAGGGCGATTACCAGGAGTCGTGGCAGCCACAGGCCATGAGCCCGATCGCGCTGGCAGAATCCGAGCGCGTCGCCAAAGCAGTGACCGAAGCGCTGGGTGGCCGTGGCTTGTTTGGCGTGGAGTTGTTCATCAAGGGCGATCAGGTGTGGTTCAGCGAAGTCTCGCCGCGCCCGCATGACACTGGCCTGGTGACCCTGATTTCCCAGGACCTGTCGCAGTTTGCACTGCATGCTCGCGCCATTCTTGGCCTGCCAATCCCTTTGATCCGTCAGTTCGGGCCTTCGGCGTCGGCGGTGATCCTGGTGGAAGGGCAGTCCACTCAGACGGCATTCGCCAACCTGGGTGCGGCCTTGAGCGAACCGGACACGGCGCTGCGCCTGTTTGGCAAGCCGGAAGTGAATGGTCAGCGTCGGATGGGTGTGGCGTTGGCGCGGGATGAGTCGACTGAAGCGGCTCGGGCTAAAGCGACCCGTGCTTCCAAGGCTGTTGTAGTAGAGCTGTAA